The proteins below come from a single Zea mays cultivar B73 chromosome 8, Zm-B73-REFERENCE-NAM-5.0, whole genome shotgun sequence genomic window:
- the LOC100285527 gene encoding carnitine racemase like protein (The RefSeq protein has 6 substitutions compared to this genomic sequence), with the protein MEESLCAVEKRGRVHVITLTGAGEHRLSPALLSALRSAVAAARRASPGALVLAGEGKFFSNGYDLAWARAGPAPAPEHRLSTMRAAFRGLVADLLALPVPTVAAVTGHAAGAGCALALAHDAVAMRASRGFLYISEVDAGIKIVDFVGELVRQKVPDAAARRDLVMKGEKMTAAQAARRGIVDAAVDGGVEDVVAAAVAMAEELAARDWDGENLAAIRKDAWPVLWSKVKDYGCDVPARPRL; encoded by the coding sequence aTGGAGGAAAGCCTGTGCGCCGTGGAGAAGCGCGGGCGGGTGCACGTCATCACCCTCACCGGCGCGGAGGAGCACCGCCTCAGCCCGGCCCTGCTCTCCGCCCTCCGCTCCGCGGTCGCAGCCGCCCGCCGCGCCTCCCCCGGTGCGCTCGTCCTGGCCGGCGAGGGCAAGTTCTTCAGCAACGGCTACGACCTCGCGTGGGCGCGCGCGGGGCCGGCCCCGGCGCCGGGGCACCGCCTCTCCGAGATGCGCGCCGCGTTCCGCGGCCTCGTCGCCGACCTGCTCGCGCTCCCCGTGCCAACGGTCGCGGCCGTCACGGGCCACGCCGCGGGCGCCGGCTGCGCGCTCGCGCTGGCGCACGACGCCGTCGCCATGCGCGCCTCCCGCGGGTTCCTCTACATGAGCGAGGTCGACGCCGGGATCAAGATCGTCGATTTTGTCGGCGAGCTGGTTCGGCAGAAGGTCCCCGACGCGGCCGCTAGGAGGGACCTGGTGATGAAGGGGGAGAAGATGACGGCCGCGCAGGCCGCGCGCCGAGGCATCGTGGATGCGGCCGTGGACGGCGGCGTGGAGGACGTCGTGGCCGCGGCGGTCGCCATGGCTGAGGAGCTCGCAGCCAGAGACTGGGATGGAGAGAACCTAGCCGCCATCAGGAAGGACGCATGGCCGGTTTTGTGGAGCAAGGTCAAGGACTACGGCGGCGATGTGCTGGCGCGGCCGCGTCTGTAA
- the LOC100193185 gene encoding putative glycogen synthase kinase family protein, producing MEAPPVPELMDLDAPPPAAADAAAAAPVPPAVSDKKKEGEGGDTVTGHIISTTIGGKNGEPKRTISYMAERVVGTGSFGIVFQAKCLETGETFAIKKVLQDRRYKNRELQLMRAMEHPNVICLKHCFFSTTSRDELFLNLVMEFVPETLYRVLKHYSNANQRMPLIYVKLYMYQLFRGLAYIHNVPGVCHRDVKPQNVLVDPLTHQVKLCDFGSAKVLIPGEPNISYICSRYYRAPELIFGATEYTTSIDIWSAGCVLAELLLGQPLFPGESAVDQLVEIIKVLGTPTREEIRCMNPNYTEFRFPQIKAHPWHKIFHKRMPPEAIDLASRLLQYSPSLRCSALDACAHPFFDELRAPNARLPNGRPFPPLFNFKHELANASPDLINRLVPEQIRRQNGVNFGHTGS from the exons ATGGAGGCGCCGCCGGTACCGGAGCTCATGGATCTGGACGCGCCCCCTCCCGCCGCAGCCGACGCCGCAGCCGCGGCGCCGGTTCCCCCCGCCGTCAGCGACAAG AAGAAGGAAGGGGAAGGGGGAGACACTGTTACGGGTCACATCATCTCCACCACCATCGGTGGGAAGAACGGCGAGCCGAAGCGG ACCATCAGTTACATGGCAGAACGTGTCGTGGGTACGGGCTCATTTGGGATCGTCTTCCAG GCTAAGTGTTTGGAGACTGGAGAGACCTTCGCCATTAAGAAGGTGCTGCAGGATCGGCGTTACAAGAACCGGGAGCTGCAACTTATGCGTGCCATGGAGCACCCCAACGTCATCTGCCTGAAGCACTGCTTCTTCTCAACAACGAGCAGGGACGAGTTGTTTCTAAACCTTGTCATGGAATTTGTCCCCGAGACCCTGTACCGTGTCCTGAAGCACTACAGCAACGCGAACCAGAGGATGCCTCTTATCTACGTCAAGCTCTACATGTATCAG CTTTTCAGAGGCCTAGCCTATATTCATAATGTACCAGGAGTCTGCCATAGGGATGTAAAGCCACAAAACGTTTTG GTTGATCCTCTCACCCACCAGGTCAAGCTCTGTGACTTTGGTAGCGCAAAAGTCCTG ATTCCTGGTGAACCGAACATATCTTACATATGCTCTCGTTATTATCGTGCTCCAGAGCTCATATTTGGAGCGACGGAGTATACAACTTCAATAGACATATGGTCAGCTGGCTGTGTTCTAGCTGAGTTGCTTCTTGGTCAG CCACTGTTTCCGGGAGAGAGTGCTGTTGATCAGTTGGTAGAGATTATCAAG GTTCTTGGTACTCCAACCCGTGAGGAGATACGATGCATGAATCCCAACTATACTGAGTTCAGGTTTCCTCAGATAAAGGCTCATCCGTGGCACAAG ATTTTCCACAAGAGAATGCCTCCGGAAGCCATTGACCTTGCTTCCCGTCTCCTTCAGTATTCGCCAAGTCTTCGCTGCTCTGCT CTTGATGCATGCGCTCATCCCTTCTTTGATGAGCTCCGGGCGCCGAATGCACGTCTACCAAACGGCCGTCCATTCCCTCCGCTCTTTAACTTCAAACATGAG CTAGCAAATGCCTCCCCGGACCTCATCAACAGGCTTGTACCGGAGCAGATTAGACGGCAGAACGGTGTCAACTTTGGGCATACCGGGAGCTAG